One genomic window of Fusarium fujikuroi IMI 58289 draft genome, chromosome FFUJ_chr01 includes the following:
- a CDS encoding related to phosphotyrosyl phosphatase activator PTPA, whose translation MDSQASIQSAPSQGEASPIPNLKDRLPRLEPRKRRSATSNPTPIPETPALPTPPDTSNWTFKTPSRRILSKGDHDIFLSSPTCKLITAWVFGLAESVVDTPNSAVRDTDLSSPLKVILHILDETEQLVAKSPPNEQGGSRFGNKAFRGLLELAQSNCAAWHRDIGVQDEGAIAELSTYFCQSFGNGNRIDYGSGHELNFMTWLLCLYQLGLLEQSDFKPLVLRVFVRYLEVMRVIQMTYYLEPAGSHGVWGLDDYQFLPFLFGATQLLHHPYITPRAIHQDLTLEEFGHDYMYLGQVSFVNSTKTVKGLRWHSPMLDDISSARSWTKIDGGMRRMFVAEVLGKLPVMQHFLFGSLVPAADGMSEDTGTGEDENAEHDPHEGHDHTGKAHDGTGWGDCCGIKVPSSIAAAQEMKKRGGDQGLRRIPFD comes from the coding sequence ATGGACTCGCAAGCTTCTATCCAATCCGCGCCGTCACAAGGCGAAGCATCACCAATACCAAATCTTAAAGATCGACTTCCGAGGCTCGAACCTCGAAAGCGACGCTCAGCTACCTCCAATCCTACTCCCATTCCCGAAACACCCGCCTTACCAACGCCACCCGATACGTCCAACTGGACTTTCAAAACACCGTCGCGAAGAATTTTATCAAAAGGGGACCATGAtatcttcttgtcctcaccAACATGTAAGCTCATTACGGCCTGGGTATTTGGGCTAGCAGAGTCTGTGGTCGACACTCCCAACTCTGCAGTTCGAGACACCGACCTCAGCAGCCCTCTCAAGGTCATACTACATATCCTCGATGAGACGGAGCAGCTAGTAGCCAAGTCACCTCCGAACGAACAAGGTGGATCAAGATTTGGTAACAAGGCGTTTCGCggccttctcgagctcgCGCAAAGCAACTGTGCAGCTTGGCATCGAGATATCGGCGTCCAAGACGAGGGAGCTATCGCCGAACTTTCCACATACTTCTGTCAGTCTTTCGGTAACGGAAATCGAATCGACTATGGATCTGGTCATGAGTTGAACTTCATGACCTGGCTCCTTTGCCTTTACCAGCTGGGCTTGTTAGAGCAATCCGACTTCAAACCCCTCGTCCTCCGTGTATTCGTGCGCTACCTTGAGGTGATGCGTGTCATCCAGATGACTTATTACCTTGAGCCTGCCGGATCACATGGAGTTTGGGGACTTGATGATTACCAGTTTCTCCCTTTTCTTTTCGGTGCCACACAGCTTTTACACCACCCATACATTACCCCAAGAGCTATTCATCAAGACCTTACCCTTGAGGAGTTCGGTCACGACTATATGTATCTCGGTCAGGTCAGCTTTGTAAACAGTACAAAGACCGTCAAGGGTCTGAGATGGCACAGTCCCATGCTAGACGATATCTCATCAGCGAGATCGTGGACAAAGATCGATGGTGGCATGCGTCGCATGTTCGTCGCTGAAGTCTTGGGCAAGCTACCTGTCATGCAGCATTTCCTCTTCGGTTCTCTCGTGCCAGCAGCAGATGGCATGAGCGAAGATACAGGCACTGGGGAAGACGAGAATGCCGAACATGATCCACACGAGGGCCATGACCACACAGGAAAGGCTCACGATGGCACAGGTTGGGGTGATTGCTGTGGTATCAAGGTTCCGAGCAGTATCGCTGCTGCCCAAGAGATGAAAAAGAGAGGTGGTGATCAGGGATTGCGAAGGATCCCGTTCGACTAA